One Neoarius graeffei isolate fNeoGra1 chromosome 16, fNeoGra1.pri, whole genome shotgun sequence DNA segment encodes these proteins:
- the tmem106bb gene encoding transmembrane protein 106B has product MGKALSHLSKQTCYEECHTILTSGPEDNRMPSEDVKGGGDVSQFPYVEFTGRDSVTCPTCQGTGRIPRGQENQLVALIPYSDQRLRPRRTKLYVSASVIVCLLLSGLAVFFLFPRSIDVTYVGVKSVYVTYDQAKHTVYLNITNTLNITNNNYYSVEVANITVQVQFSKTVIGKKRVSNITTIGPLDMKQIDYMVPTTLADEMSYMYDYCTLQVIKVHNIVVMMQVTVTIVYFGHAEQVSQEMYQYVDCGGNTTSLHEYNLRTPTSD; this is encoded by the exons ATGGGGAAGGCACTGTCCCATCTGTCCAAACAAACATGCTATGAAGAGTGCCACACCATCCTGACCTCCGGCCCTGAGGACAACCGCATGCCAAGTGAGGATGTCAAGGGCGGTGGCGATGTCTCTCAGTTCCCGTATGTGGAGTTCACTGGCAGGGACAGTGTCACCTGTCCAACGTGCCAAGGCACTGGGAGAATCCCACGAG GTCAGGAAAACCAGCTGGTGGCATTGATTCCATACAGCGACCAGAGGCTGAGGCCAAGGAGAAC AAAGTTATATGTGTCGGCCTCGGTCATCGTCTGCCTGTTGCTCTCAGGCTTGGCAGTGTTTTTCCTCTTCCCACGTTCTATCGATGTGACCTATGTGGGGGTGAAGTCTGTTTATGTCACCTACGACCAGGCCAAGCACACAGTGTATCTCAATATTACT AATACACTGAATATTACTAACAACAACTACTATTCGGTGGAGGTGGCCAACATCACAGTTCAGGTGCAGTTCTCCAAGACTGTGATTGGAAAAAAACGTGTGAGCAATATTACCACCATCGGCCCACTCGACATGAAGCAG ATTGATTACATGGTGCCTACCACTTTAGCTGATGAAATGAGTTACATGTA tgacTACTGTACCCTGCAGGTTATCAAAGTGCACAATATTGTGGTCATGATGCA GGTTACAGTCACCATAGTTTATTTCGGCCATGCTGAACAGGTCTCTCAGGAGATGTACCAGtatgtggactgtgggggaaacacgaCATCACTTCATGAGTACAATCTAAGAACTCCTACCTCAGACTAA